In the uncultured Campylobacter sp. genome, one interval contains:
- a CDS encoding polysaccharide lyase family 1 protein — protein sequence MFKKILFLAVGALFAFGALAQAGEIKASDSPFGYASIGAEQNFGGYAGKESKEVVVKDRQELVKYAQMGGYVIYVDGLIDLSEGKIPQNGNSDGLDKFISEISGGEFSSYAKFMQAYGASCRANLDGSQDPKLAALRKNLANEYKKLIVVPVASNTTIIGLGENSGIKGGSLLLKNVQNIAIRNMKIEDAFDPFPDIQKNDGFNAQYDGVSIESGKNIWIDHCHFKDTVELSHVNLAGGELTKWQTYDGLCDIKGDSAAITISHNIFENHDKTMLIGSRDSDGSSETRTITVAHNIFNNCAQRLPMARNAKVHVYNNFYDSKD from the coding sequence ATGTTTAAAAAGATATTGTTTCTCGCTGTTGGTGCATTATTTGCATTTGGTGCTCTAGCTCAAGCAGGCGAGATAAAAGCAAGCGACTCGCCCTTTGGTTACGCTAGCATTGGTGCAGAGCAAAATTTTGGCGGATACGCTGGCAAAGAGAGTAAAGAAGTCGTCGTAAAAGATAGGCAAGAGCTCGTAAAATACGCTCAAATGGGTGGTTACGTCATCTATGTGGATGGGCTCATAGACCTTAGCGAAGGCAAGATCCCGCAAAATGGCAATAGCGATGGGCTGGATAAATTTATAAGCGAGATTAGCGGTGGCGAGTTTAGCTCTTATGCCAAATTTATGCAGGCTTACGGCGCTTCGTGCCGTGCAAATTTAGATGGTTCGCAAGATCCAAAGTTAGCAGCGCTTCGCAAAAATCTAGCCAACGAATACAAAAAGCTCATCGTAGTGCCGGTAGCTAGCAACACCACAATAATCGGCTTAGGCGAAAACTCAGGCATAAAAGGCGGCTCGCTTTTGTTAAAAAATGTCCAAAATATCGCGATCCGCAATATGAAGATCGAAGATGCTTTTGATCCATTTCCAGATATACAAAAAAATGACGGATTTAACGCACAATATGACGGTGTGAGCATAGAGTCAGGCAAAAACATCTGGATAGATCACTGCCACTTTAAGGACACGGTGGAGCTTAGCCATGTGAATTTAGCAGGCGGAGAGCTTACAAAATGGCAAACCTACGACGGACTGTGTGACATAAAGGGAGACAGTGCGGCTATCACGATCTCGCACAACATCTTTGAAAACCACGACAAAACGATGCTAATAGGCTCAAGAGACTCGGACGGCAGCAGCGAAACGAGGACTATAACGGTCGCTCATAACATTTTTAATAACTGCGCGCAACGCCTACCTATGGCACGCAATGCAAAGGTGCACGTCTATAACAACTTTTATGACTCAAAAGATG